In a genomic window of Rhopalosiphum maidis isolate BTI-1 chromosome 4, ASM367621v3, whole genome shotgun sequence:
- the LOC113560768 gene encoding uncharacterized protein LOC113560768 produces MKADNIRIHLIIATFIFFESWIAAIDIRNQDLNNLNKSKTDDYETTLLLDDDDDDDDDEAPINPNTKTFNVGVIKRTETELICRKTFEYSHQTLSHCYDDSHCKLYGDCCRDSKSYVESEQTAAITGNAYNNSQYECYGTDGTDAVRALMIDRCPREASIDREIRNKCERRDNDFISAYPVSSADTGHAYKNVWCAWCNGERRRVVYWKPLFQCSGSGGRVVATVRLEDASDHTLLYRDGQWYYADYGNRTLLACNFRIQPPDDAAGTPPLRPCVNEGSARTVDGCPDGTPAAAARACASHTYVVFEYRPTGGRDRRVFRNADCARCNGLTTDQLTCEPPPPPLSSSPHGFGSLFAVHAAGERRDLCAPDEIYDVLAAKCRNVIRDELPGACLTYVTFGQGEYDRRTADNGTAYVYAYKKRVRYRTGDRPTVVAATGAGSPLQVCTEDADGLLRPYEQSAYAVYLSYAGVAGSCVSAVALVAHLALFGCGGCCAGAEPKNLPEKNLASLSTGLLVGYAGYLSVALRAVPPGDGLPCLVSALTTQFGFLAAFAWMFVMSADVWIVLHASTKKLRVAGGQRRGRFIVYSLFAWLAPAALTALSAVVQLQFQPSDSLFSELRPNFQYDCWFRNPQSLVALFVLPAGTAIAANYVSFFGAVRLIATSDEGLKTGGSCSNATAVNRTRRNLKIYVRLSLMMGLAWVFALIGAVTDSDVAWTLNTALNSLQGAFIFIAFDCNWKTVQKLAVFRKNPTVSETQTTTATTPLSAST; encoded by the exons aatattagaatacatttgattatcgccacatttattttctttgagTCGTGGATAGCTGCTATTGACATTCGAAATCAAGATCTTAACAACTTAAATAA atcaaAAACGGACGATTATGAAACCACATTGCTTCTGGACGATGACGATGACGATGACGATGATGAAGCTCCAATAAATCCGAACACGAAAACGTTTAACGTCGGCGTTATTAAGAG GACCGAAACGGAATTGATATGTCGAAAAACGTTCGAATACAGCCATCAAACGTTGTCGCACTGTTACGACGACTCGCACTGCAAGCTATACGGCGACTGTTGTCGGGACAGTAAGTCCTACGTGGAGTCAGAGCAGACTGCGGCCATCACCGGCAACGCGTACAACAACAGCCAGTACGAGTGTTACGGTACGGACGGCACGGACGCGGTGCGAGCGCTGATGATCGACAGGTGTCCGCGGGAGGCGTCGATAGACCGCGAGATACGCAACAAGTGCGAGCGACGGGACAATGACTTCATATCCGCCTATCCCGTGTCGAGCGCGGACACCGGCCACGCATACAAGAACGTCTGGTGCGCTTGGTGCAACGGCGAACGTCGGCGGGTCGTCTACTGGAAACCGCTGTTCCAGTGTTCCGGAAGCGGCGGCCGGGTGGTCGCGACCGTTCGGCTGGAGGACGCGTCCGACCACACCCTGTTGTACCGGGACGGCCAGTGGTACTACGCCGACTACGGAAACAGGACGTTGCTCGCGTGTAACTTCCGGATCCAACCGCCGGACGACGCGGCCGGCACTCCGCCGTTGCGGCCTTGCGTCAACGAGGGATCCGCCCGGACCGTGGACGGTTGTCCCGACGGTACGCCGGCCGCGGCGGCCCGGGCATGCGCTTCGCACACGTACGTCGTTTTCGAGTACCGTCCGACCGGCGGCCGGGATAGGCGCGTGTTCCGGAACGCCGACTGCGCCCGGTGCAACGGATTGACCACCGACCAGTTGACGTGcgaaccgccgccgccgccgttgaGCAGCTCGCCGCACGGGTTCGGGTCGCTGTTCGCGGTGCACGCGGCCGGCGAACGGCGCGACCTTTGCGCCCCGGACGAGATTTACGACGTTCTCGCGGCAAAGTGCAGGAACGTGATCCGGGACGAGCTGCCGGGCGCGTGCCTGACGTACGTGACGTTCGGCCAGGGCGAGTACGACAGACGGACCGCGGATAACGGGACGGCGTACGTGTACGCGTACAAGAAACGCGTCCGGTACAGGACGGGAGACCGCCCGACCGTCGTGGCGGCCACGGGCGCCGGGTCTCCGCTGCAGGTGTGCACCGAGGACGCGGACGGGCTGCTCCGGCCGTACGAACAGTCCGCGTACGCGGTGTACCTGTCGTACGCGGGCGTTGCGGGATCGTGCGTGTCGGCCGTCGCGCTGGTGGCGCATCTCGCGCTGTTCGGATGCGGCGGATGTTGCGCGGGCGCCGAGCCCAAAAACCTTCCCGAAAAGAACCTGGCCAGCCTGTCGACGGGCCTGCTGGTCGGCTACGCGGGCTACCTGTCAGTGGCTCTGCGGGCCGTGCCGCCGGGCGACGGACTGCCGTGCCTCGTGTCAGCGCTCACCACGCAGTTCGGTTTCCTGGCGGCTTTCGCGTGGATGTTCGTCATGTCGGCCGACGTGTGGATCGTGCTGCACGCGTCCACCAAGAAACTCCGGGTGGCCGGCGGCCAGCGTCGCGGCCGGTTCATCGTCTATTCGTTGTTCGCGTGGCTCGCGCCCGCCGCGCTCACCGCTCTGTCCGCCGTCGTACAGTTGCAGTTTCAGCCCTCCGACTCGCTGTTCTCCGAGCTCCGGCCCAACTTCCAGTACGACTGCTGGTTCCGGAACCCCCAGTCGCTGGTCGCGCTGTTCGTGCTCCCGGCCGGAACCGCGATCGCCGCCAACTACGTGTCGTTCTTCGGTGCCGTCCGGCTGATCGCCACTTCCGACGAAGGGCTCAAGACGGGCGGCAGCTGCAGCAACGCGACGGCCGTGAACCGGACGCGCAGGAACCTCAAGATCTACGTGCGCCTGTCGCTGATGATGGGACTGGCGTGGGTGTTCGCGCTGATCGGCGCCGTCACTGACAGCGACGTAGCCTGGACGCTCAACACGGCGCTCAACTCGTTGCAGGGCGCTTTCATATTCATCGCGTTCGACTGTAACTGGAAGACCGTGCAGAAGTTGGCCGTGTTCCGCAAAAACCCGACCGTGTCCGAAACGCAGACCACCACGGCCACCACGCCACTCAGTGCGTCCACTTAG
- the LOC113549563 gene encoding dynein light chain 4, axonemal isoform X1, with amino-acid sequence MEEFADTKEDENKKIVHTYPLVQQCDMSEEMKAETVEVIITACEKFGTDYFAAAKTVKQMLDKKYGPQWNAVVGEAFGIQITHQTNTLMYMFFGGNLGICAWKI; translated from the exons ATGGAAGAGTTTGCAGATACTAAAGaagatgaaaacaaaaaaattgttcacacCTATCCACTGGTGCAA CAGTGTGATATGTCAGAAGAAATGAAAGCTGAAACGGTTGAAGTTATAATAACAGCCTGTGAAAAATTTGGAACAGATTACTTT GCGGCAGCCAAGACTGTAAAACAAATGCTCGACAAAAAATACGGTCCACAATGGAACGCTGTGGTCGGAGAAGCGTTCGGCATACAGATAACCCACCAGACCAATACGTTGATGTACATGTTTTTCGGTGGTAATCTCGGTATTTGTGCCTGGAAAATTTGA
- the LOC113549563 gene encoding dynein light chain 4, axonemal isoform X2 — MEEFADTKEDENKKIVHTYPLVQCDMSEEMKAETVEVIITACEKFGTDYFAAAKTVKQMLDKKYGPQWNAVVGEAFGIQITHQTNTLMYMFFGGNLGICAWKI; from the exons ATGGAAGAGTTTGCAGATACTAAAGaagatgaaaacaaaaaaattgttcacacCTATCCACTGGTGCAA TGTGATATGTCAGAAGAAATGAAAGCTGAAACGGTTGAAGTTATAATAACAGCCTGTGAAAAATTTGGAACAGATTACTTT GCGGCAGCCAAGACTGTAAAACAAATGCTCGACAAAAAATACGGTCCACAATGGAACGCTGTGGTCGGAGAAGCGTTCGGCATACAGATAACCCACCAGACCAATACGTTGATGTACATGTTTTTCGGTGGTAATCTCGGTATTTGTGCCTGGAAAATTTGA
- the LOC113548492 gene encoding cold shock domain-containing protein CG9705, with product MSESFSNGCEQEALKFASHLSPTKIGMLAPSPIVTRRTRTDSTSALALKNPQISGKVKYFCKSKGHGFITPDNGDPDTFVHISDIEGEFVPLPGDQVHYRLCPIPPKLEKFQAVHVEIVNLTPQVHLKWDAPENN from the exons ATGAGCGAATCATTCTCCAACGGTTGTGAACAGGAAGCGCTAAAGTTCGCCAGTCACCTGTCACCGACCAAGATTGGCATGCTCGCCCCGAGCCCGATAGTGACCAGACGGACAAGAACTGATTCAAC GTCTGCTCTTGCTCTCAAGAATCCGCAAATATCTGGAAAGGTCAAGTACTTTTGCAAATCTAAAGGACACGGTTTTATCACTCCAGATAATGGTGATCCAGACACGTTCGTACATATATCAGA tattgaaGGAGAATTTGTTCCGTTACCTGGCGATCAAGTACACTATCGTCTATGCCCTATTCCTCCAAAACTAGAAAAGTTCCAAGCCGTACATGTGGAAATTGTTAATCTAACACCTcaagtacatttaaaatggGATGCTccagaaaacaattaa